GCCTCCAGGTCTTGTCAAAAGAACTTTTTGACTCTTCTCAAGTTGAATATGACTCAGAATCTCCCTGAGCCAGCTGTGCTTCCACCTGAACAGGATGAGGCGTCTAGCTAGCTGAGTCGTAAAGGCTAAAATGTGCCGTTTGGTCGCTGAAAGGTTGGACACTCCAGAAGGTGGGACTCCAAATAGGACAGTGAGCAGGTCAGGGAGAAGGACTGTGTCGAATACTGTTCCCAGTGTGTTAAAACATTTGATTACAAAAACCTTTTAGTTGTGGGCAGGACCAGAACATATGGGAGCAGGTGAATTCTTCATCTTCTCATTATTAACAGTTTCTGCTTTGGTGCACATCAGTGTTCACTCTGAGTTTCATCCATATTAGAATTAAATCCTACACAgtgtttgagtatctgtactttacttgagtattattttttggtgaacttattactttgactccatttaaagacaaatctcatccttttgactcctctacatttctatcagtgctctagttactctctactttatctttgaagtcagctgatgagtcttcttttctgaaatcagatcccaaagaccgtaaactgttggtgtccttgtgtttggtttgtctcagtggtgtattcgtacctgggttgagcgtagatcaaacgttcttcagatcagtgcgttcatttagtcgtggtgatgatggctatgactgagaaggatgatgattctctacctgagcaccacggccatattttaaacccacgtttgagctttttgaaataaagaatgattgtttgtattgttgtaaatctctgatctgtttaccacacaaacttcatcacagcctccaaaacatcagcatctaacctgagaaagcatgtggaggtctggagctaacacactgctttgattccagaggaacattgtaaacttgtctgtgcttgtagtaacttagtttagatttcatggtagactttttagatatgaaatcatgttttctagagaaacagaacggagcagaatgttcacccatgcattcttgactgacctcatgctttgtgaaaatacctttagagatattttaaaaagtactttgaatacttcagtatttttaaaatcaagtacttcaggactttaactcaagtcagaatctgactgaacaactttcacttgtattagaGTAATGTCTGACCatgaggatctatactctgacttcagtaatgaagacgtggactttgtccaccactggtcatACCCATACCTGCTGTGGTGTCAGGTAAAGATGATCACCTGTGGTGTGTCTCCTCTTCCAGGTAGTGTCCCCTCACTTGCTGCCGGTTTTCTCTTTGGAGGCCTCGCAGGTTTTGGTGCCTACCAGATCTCCAATGATCCCAATAATATTTGGGTGTCCCTCGGTTAGTACATTGAAAATATACAGCATTAATGTTGAATATGCATACACTTTGGAAAGAGTTTCTGAATGGAACTGTATTTTTGGTGTGGTGGTaatgcatcattttttttttttttctagctaCATCAGGTGCGCTGACGGGGGTCATGGGGAAAAGGTTTTATGGATCCAGGAAGTTCATGCCTGCAGGCTTGATGGCTGGAGCAAGGTAGTCATCTCCTTTTATATGACTGAACTAACTGCACATGGAGACACACATTCTGTTAAGGCTCTTGTATTAGTCTGGTATAGGCACAGTGACAAAATCTGACTCTAGAAGAGAGTGGTATTAACAACCTGACACTGATAGATGTATCTGTAGAGCAAATTTTCTTCTTCGGTGTGTATAAACCAGCTTTCTCTGTGAACCTGAGTCTAACGTTATGGTCTTGTTTCAGTCTCCTGATGGTGGGAAAGCTCAGTCTGGCATTGCTCCAGAAACCCCAGGAGTCCTGATGGAGTGAAGATTCAGACACACTCTCAAACTTCTGTCTGAGGAGCGGCCCGTCAGCGTTGAACCGTCATTTACTGttgaacattattattattattttgtaagaAATAAAGCAGGAGTGTATATTTTAGGATGAAATATAATACAATGTTTCTATAAGAGGACCGGCTGTCTTGTCATCTTTAAAGGAAAGAAACGTGATTTATtgtaatctttatttgtacaaaaGCTTTACAAAATGATCAGTTAGTTTACTGCATGACACAAAGAAGTGCAGAATAAGTTCCAGCTTCTCTAACATCACAAAGAAGATTCTCTGAGAGGAAACATCATCTCTTAGAAAGTGTAAATAAATGGCTGTTTATGTTTTGTAATCAGGCATGAAATAATACTTAACCATAAGAACTTAAGTACAAAATGAAGAcctttacattacatttaactTCTACTCAGAACATCTGGACACTAACAGGAGGATTGGCCCTACACTGATCCTTCGGGAAACAGTGGGATTGTCTTGCAGACAGTATCAGTCTTCAGCATCATGGCAACCGTCACCTCCAGGGGAACCCACTGAACATGTTTCAGGCTCTCTGGAAACACATCAAACCACCGTGTCCTGTACTCCTTTAGTGACACTACGTCCTATCATCTATCTTCTACATCAGTATATGATTTCCTGAAAATGTCATTTGTATCGAGGACCATGCAGAAGTCTACATCCAGAGTTTCCTCCATGGGTGTAAGACTTCTGGTTAACCTCATACTTCAACATTTAGCAGAAGCTGTCCCTCATTTTTTCGGATCTATCGGTTCCCGCCATACTTGGAGGTCCAGTCCACCCTGCCATGGACCGGCTGGACAGCTGGAGCTCTGCTCAGGATGCTTCCAGAGTTTTTCCCCAGAGCTGAGTAGCTGCTCCCCTTCATGTGAGTCCGGTCTGCTCTCCTCTTCCAGCCCTCAAAATCTGCAGGAACATGACATTAAATCAGTCACTCTCCAACATGTACAGTTTCTGAACAGCCTTGTGTTAGTCTTTATTAGTGTGAGGCAgatcacatgcacacaaaactTAAATAAGATGTATATAGATGGAAAagtgaagaaggaggagaaggtaTCATAAGGTAAACGTTTCCCCGTAAAACAGAATAATGAAGCATGAATGATTGAGGGAAAGAAATACAGgttttagaaaaagaaaataccTTCTTTAGATTCACTCAGAGAGGAGTTGGAAACAGGCTTGGACTTTGCAGATtttggtttgtcttttttattatcagGAGATGAGGAAAGGTTGACTGAAAGggtgaagaaagaggagaagttcaGCTCCAGTGAGTAGGAGTTGGAGTTGGAAATATCATGAGTGAGAAATTAGACTGAACAGAACAAAGAAAGGAGTTCAAGGGAAGGAAGAGAGCAGTAAAATACAGAAGTAAGGGGAGGTAATCTGAGctgaaagaaacattaaaatagtgTTACATCAGGTGAATGAAATCTTACTCGGGTGCTGTCCACCCAAAGGAGCGAGCTGGATCCTCTGTCCCACTGAGCCCACTTCTTTCTTTTGGAACGATGGGATATAACCTCCGGAGAGGTTGTATTTGGTGCTTACAAAGTTCCCTGGAAGACAAGAAACAGGTTGACGGGTCAGTCTGTGTTCACTCTAACActtaaaactacaaataaagaaaataactaATAAATGTTGAAACATGTGTTGATATgatctgtttgtgttcaggAGCGTGAAGTAGCTCCTGCATATGCATCAGCTTCTGACGGCCCAAACAAACGACTTAAATCAAGTGATTGAAGCCATTCAGCTTCTCCAGCGACACCATCAGTCTGCTCCTGCGAGCGGCCACAGATGTTATCAGTATAATTAGAGGAGAGCCTCATTGTTCCTTTATGAAGACGTTGTGGTTGTAGTGCAATTTACCACCTATTTAACAACTGGGGTTCTTAGTTCTCTCCTAACCTGTGTATTTGTACTGTAGTCTCCAGCAGAGCCTTTAGCAGCTCCTCTCTTTCACATGTTAAGTCTCAGGATGAATACCTAAAGCTTGATGCATCAGTCGGCATACTAACTACAATGTTAATACACAGAGGTGCATTAGCATCACAAGCAGCTACAGTAACATAGACAGAGATATCTCGGCTCATTCTTTCAACTGTATAATAACACAACACAGTTCACTGAGTGACATCTCAATGAAGTACCTTTGGAGAGATCGATTTTCTCAAGTATTCTTTCCTTAATAACACTTTTCTCTTGTGGGCTATCCACAGATCCAGAGGCACTGTCCTCTAGTGTCCCAGGAAAAGGTAGAGTTGGAAGAGAAGCATGCAGgcaggaagaaagaggagaaaaatacaaatgattGAGAAGACTGAAGGAAAGCATGCACATGTCAGCACGGATGTTTTATGTTTAAACTAGGGAtggacattttctttctttctttctttctttctttctttctttctttctttctttctttctttctttctttctttctttctttctttctttctgtctttatcaaatccaatccactttatttatatagcacattttaaaaaacaatcaagtttggcaaagtgcttcacagtgaggtaaaacaagttaaaacagaacataaaacactgtcagaaaaaaatatataataaaataaaagaatcgtaataaaacaaataaaacactttaaaaaaattaaatataataaaaacactgtaagagcaaataaaaatccaataaaagaagagacagagatagagaccacacaactctatgctgggttaaaagccaatgagtaaaaatatgttttaagactgtatttaaaagtcagtaattttggggacaatctaacatgTCCCCAACTATTTCATTGTATCAATATTAAACATACATGAGATACATTTCCTTCAGGttcaaaccttttttaaaaacaacattttgtttgaaaTTGTGTGACCCTCCACCCATACAATATCAGAAAGTAAATGaaaaacataagatagaaagaaaaaggaaagaaaaaaaaaaaagaagtggggtatataaaaaaaaatcaaaactaggatttaaaaatacagaaataaatctaTTAATaaccccaaaatatatatatacatatatatacatatatacacatatgcatgcatatatacacacatatgtgtatatgtaaattctaagtattttccgtgatcaatctttgtaaatgttaacaatcaattatcaattaataattaaaaacttgaacgttttccatgtcacaaacaatgccaaatgcattttttcccctgaatcaaattttcctttatGACAccgtgtatataactgacagtattaaatatcTACGGATCATATTAAACCCTGAATTTCAACGTGAGGAgctcataataataatctccacggacatacagtcatataaagtgaagCCTCAGACTACAAAAtctgagaagagaagagaactgaacagaatcatatttcagactctcagtgtccagtttactgtctactcattcttattgagaaaaataagcatgtgaacatggtcaggtgtcagcccgGAGTGCAacagggtcataatcagtcctgcagtggaggaaaaaaagcgctcatggagacctgtcatatagccgcagcccccagctgagagtCTCGGCTGTGTGCAAcatcttcagtcagctgattc
This is a stretch of genomic DNA from Notolabrus celidotus isolate fNotCel1 chromosome 17, fNotCel1.pri, whole genome shotgun sequence. It encodes these proteins:
- the tmem14ca gene encoding transmembrane protein 14C isoform X2 → MTVDWIGYGYAALIASGGAIGYVKAGSVPSLAAGFLFGGLAGFGAYQISNDPNNIWVSLATSGALTGVMGKRFYGSRKFMPAGLMAGASLLMVGKLSLALLQKPQES
- the tmem14ca gene encoding transmembrane protein 14C isoform X1; translation: MFLYLLLPQIVLSSSSVWQHPGSTLDIFAPVSNMTVDWIGYGYAALIASGGAIGYVKAGSVPSLAAGFLFGGLAGFGAYQISNDPNNIWVSLATSGALTGVMGKRFYGSRKFMPAGLMAGASLLMVGKLSLALLQKPQES